TATCTAGTGATGTCCCTTAATTCTTTTGAGCCATAGGAGgcagaggcttcccagatggcgctactggccaatgcaagagacataaatgagatgccagttcaatccctgggtggggaagatcccctggaggaggaaatggcaacccacttcagtattcttgcctgggaaatcccttggacggggaagcctggtgggctacagtccatggggttgaaaaggatcagacatgactaaagcagagggcagagggtggggatGAAGAAATGGCTGTCCTCTCCAGTTGATGGTGACTATATCTTGATAATCTTGGGTTGTAAGGATCTACCCTCACATGGTTGCCCCTTACCAGTGAGGCCCTGCTCTCCTTGGGAGCAGGGACCAGATTTCACTCCTTCCCATATCTCTTTGCTCTAGCCCTAAACTTGTGCCACCACGTAGGTACCACATACATGGCAAATAAATTAATGAGCAAATGGATGCATGTGtgggtaaatgaatgaatgtgataGGGAAACAATGAATGAGCCAAGAAGGGGCCACTgagcaagtgaatgaatgaatgtatgaatgaacAACTTATTGGGTGCTTGGGTCTGATGAACGCTGTAAGGGCTGCTCTGAAAACTCTATGACCATCTATGTGCACTCAGTCATAATGGCATTTGCTCCCACCTTGCCCATTGGAAGTGACTTCCTTTTtacccccagctttattgagatataattgaacTATAACATTCTGAATTTAAGACGTACTGTGTGTTAACTTGATATACCTACATATTGCATCATGATTACCACAGCATCAGTTAACACCTCCAACACCACAcataatggtgtgtgtgtgtgtttgtgtgtgtgtgtgtgtgtgtgtgtgtgtgtgtgtctgtctgtctgtctacctGGAGTGGAAGGAGGAGCTCTGGCACGACCAGGCAGGGTGAGGTGGGGACAAGGTGGGCAAGGGTGGGCGGGCCCAGGGTGAGTCGGGCAGGGCAATGCCTCCAAACCCGCAGGGTCGCTAGTCGGAAGAATCCCAGCTGTGCTACCAAGTTTTTAAAGACTCACAGAATTTAAAAAGGGAGAGTGAGCACAGCTTCAGTTGGCACGAGCACACTGCACGTGTTAGATCAAACACAGAAAGCTTACAGTTTGCGTCTTTGGGAGTTAATGGCCAAAGTGTGATTCTGGTGTGGCCTGCCCTTAGGGCCATTGTGGAGCAAGGCCCACAAAGAGGCCTCTGCTCTCTACGACTAATCTCtctgcctgcatgctcagtcatatctgactcttcgcgaccccatggactgtagtccaccaggctcctctgtccactggattctccaggcaaaatactggaatgggttgccatttcctcctccaggggaatcttcctgacccagggatcaaaccacattggcaggcagattattttaccactgagctacctgagaagcccttaggaataatgaagtgaagtgaagtcgctcagtcgtgtctgactctttgcgaccccatggactgtagcctaccaggctcccccgtccatggaattttccaggcaagagtactggagtgggctgccattaatAGCTGGTTATAATTGAGtgctatgtgccagatactgttctaAACACACAAAACCAGATTAAGACACTTAGTCTTCATTAACAATTCAACGAGTCATCTACTTTAGatcacccatttcacagataagtaaACAGGCTCAGAAACATGGAGGCATCTCCCCAAGGCTCAGCAACTTGAAGAGCCACTTGAGTTCATGTGTCATTCTACAACCCCAGCTTTTCTAAAAGACTGGGGGAAAGTTTTGCAAAAGACAAATGGTTGGTTTGTAATGTCCCTCAAACATTGGTGCACCTCAAAGTCTTTGGTGTGCTTGCTCTAAATTCAGAGCCCCTGACCCCAACCTAATACTGTCTGATTTTGTAGGGCTGTAGTGGAACATGAAAATTTGCATTTGAACAGATTTCTCAGTGATTGTGAAGAAGCAAGTCAGCCAATTGCATTTAAAGCACCACGATGTATAATCACCCCGATCATTTGCCTAAACAACCTCTGAGGAGGGTAACAGGGGCAAAGAGTTTTGAGTAGGAAAGAGACTATTAATAATGTACCTTTAAAAAGAACAGGTGGCTTCCATGGTTGCTAAGACTATACaaaatctgcccgcaatgcggaagacccaggttcagtccctgggtcgggaagatcccctggagaaaggcgtGGCAACttattcctgtattcttgcctagagaatccccacggacagaggagcctggtgagctacagtccatggggtcacaaagattaagacacgactgagcgaccaacacacacATAAAGAGAACATCAACAAGGCTTTATTGCAAGCCCTACAAATCTGCCCTTTCTCCCGGGCGGCACCAAGTCACTGGGTTCCGGGCGTGATCCCCGGAGCCGCCTAAGCCATCCAGGGTCCCTGGAAACGAGCCACTGCGATCCCACCCCAAGCCTCAGGGGGCGCTATTCAGTTTCCTTCTGATGGGAATGGAGCATTGTTTTCTTTCTGCGCTTGCGCAGCAAGGAAGCCTCGCTTCCGTCCCTACGCGCGCATCCTCTGAACTGGGCGGTCGCTCGGTAAGTGAGTGGAGCCGGTGAATTCTCCGGCCGGGAAGCCCTCCGCTCCACTGGACTCAATCCTGCCTGCCCGGGGGTCTGCCCGCCTCCCCAGAGATCTCTCTGCGTGACCCCCAACCGTGCATTCTTTTGCAGTCTGAGCGCTCGTCCCTCAGCCTCAAGGCCCCAGTGccgccccctgcccacccccgtTTAGTTCAGCATGCGCCCTCCACGCTTGTCTTAACACGCAGACCCTTCATATCCTTCGTTTTCCTCCCTCAGTCTCCTTCCGAGGCCACCTCCCTAGAACCCCTGGGCGGGGATGGAGAGAAGTGTCCCGGATGGAGAGAAAGCCCTGGTACCCCACCCAGCGTCCCTTCGCTCCTTCCCTTGTCTCTGTTTGCAGACGAACACGATGAAGTTCAACCCCTTCGTGACCTCGGACCGCAGCAAAAACCGCAAACGTCATTTCAATGCCCCCTCCCACGTGCGCAGGAAAATCATGTCGTCTCCACTCTCCAAGGAGCTGCGACAGAAGTACAACGTCCGCTCCATGCCCATCCGCAAGGACGACGAGGTCCAGGTAATTGTCTCCCGGGCTCTAGTTACCCACGTGCGTGGCGCTCGGGCGCTGCCTTTGCCGGAGAGTGTCGACAGTGCTTGGACGTGGAGGAGTCAAGAGACTCACACGCCCTCAGGACCGGGGCAGATGATGTGACCCTGCAGGTGACGGGAGTTGGGGCACAGAGTCACCAGAGAGCGCCTGCCAGCTTAATGTAGAGCATTCCAACTCAattctttaataataaaaatttgagaagttttgctttgctttgccaGCCAAGCAAAACAATGCTTTGTTTTTTAGTCCAGAGGTTGCTAGTTCCCAGACACTGCTTGGGGGAAGTGCGTTGGATCTTTGCAGGGGAAGGTGTTGGAATAAGAGTAAGATTTTGGCATCATTGGGTTTAGTGGAAGCTGAACGTTTGATGGTGCTGGATTTGGCAGGGAGAATGGGGAAGCAAATCAGAGGCGTGAAATTTTGAGAAAGTATAAGTTGTCTGTTCTCTGACTGGAGCTTAGAATGTTTAGTAGGGAAGGGAAGTGAAGGTGAGTAAGACAGAGCAGAGCTATATTCACAACTTGAAGGAATATATATTGAGCATTTACCAGACCAGGCACCGTTCCCTAGAACTCCAGTGGTGAACATCATCCACAGGGTCCCTGTTGCAGTAGGGCTCGCATTTGAGAGCGGATTTCCGGCCTCCGCACTGGTGACTTCTTGGGCTGGGTAATGCTTTGTTGTGGTGAGCTCTCCTGTGCACTGTggggtgtttagcagcatccctggcttctccccactagatgccagtagcgcCTTCTCACAGTTAGGATAAGCAGAGCTATCAGTATTTCCAGGTATTGTCCCTGGGGAGCAAAATTCACCCCTGACAACCTCCCCCAATTGAGAACCATTATTTTAGAGAATGAAGTAAGGAATTTGGTGTATCTGTAAGGGACGGGGACTTGGAAGGTTTGAGGAGGAAAAGGTTGGAAGCAGGAGAGAAGTGAGGTTGAGAATGTGACAGGAATAGAGTGGAAAAAAGAATTTGGAAGTATGGCCCAGCCTCTTGTCTTCTGGACCCTTCCCATCAGACATGCTCTGGAACCAGGGATTGCAAGTGCCTGTAGGTGCCAGTCAGGGATGCGCAGGAACGCCTGTAGGTGCCAGTCAGGGATGTGCAGGAACGCCTGTAGGTGCCAGTCAGGGACGCGCAGGAACACCTGTAGGTGCCAGTCAGGGACGTGCAGAAACGCCTGTAGGTACCATTTAGGGGTATGCAGGCTCTTCAGTTGTCAGATTCTCCAGTTTTGTGAGACCTGGAAAACCTGGATTCTTTGTTTTATAGAAACTGCTTTTGGCTGAGACCATCAAAAACCTCTTTATGACTAAATTCAACAGTCCCTCTTCGTCTGACTGTCCTTGACTTTTTCAACAGCATTTGGCATGGGTGGCATCACCTTACTCTTGAAATTGTCTCCCTTTTTAGCTTCTGTGACACTTCAAGCTCACAGTTTACTTCCAGCTTCTCAGCCCCTATTGCTGGCTAGTTCTCCTCTGTCTGATCCCTAAATACTTTTTTTCAGGGCCTGCACCTGCTCTTCCATTGGCTGGCCTACATTGTCTACCTAGGTGGTAATACTTACACCTAGAATTTTAAATATCTGCTCTAGGCTAACACCTTCCTACTTTATATCCTGGTTCAAACCACTTTTCTGACCACGGACCTAAGATCTAACTGCCTGCTGAACGTCTTTATTTGGATATCTCACAGACATCTCAAGCTTCTTATGCATGAGATCCTGACATTCCCACTGCCTCTAAAATCTGATTCTCCTCCCATCTTTCACACCTCAATAAGTGATGCTTCTATCTCCCCACCTGTATATACCATAAACCTTTAAGTTATTCTTAACTTTCCCTAACCCCTTTCTTCTGTCACTATGTCCTGTTGATTTTACGTTCAAAATAAGTCTTAAATCTGACACTTCTTTATGTATTTCCATTTTAGTTCAAAGCATCTTCAGCTTCCACTGTTACCCTAGTCCATTCTCTACAGACAAATTATTTGCAAATCAGAGCCTACTTAAAACCTATCAGTGGTGCTTGATGTGCTAACTGTAACATCTAAATCATTGATAAGGCTCCAGTGATCCAGTCCAGGCCTAATTCTCCAACCTCATCTCATTTTACAAGCCCCCCACTTGCACTGTACATCAAACACATCTTTTCAGGTCCTTAGAATGCTCAGAGTCTTTGTCCAGAatgctccctctgcctggagtgtTCTTCTCCCCTTTACTTAACTCCTCATTTTGCAGGTCTTACCATCTCAGTATCTTCCCATGTGCCCTGTTCATGGATCATATATCTGTATGTTTACCTGTTAGCTGCTTACTACTCATCAGACCAAGCTCCCTGAGGCCAGAGAACTTCTCTGACCTCAGTGCaaagcctggcacacagcaggggcACAATCTGGATGGAATTGGAACGTGAGATAAAGAAAAGGGGGCATGAACTGTTTCCTTTTTAGATATGAAGACAGTGAAACTCAGGTAAAATAATAAAGAGTAATATAGAAAATGAGTGTCCAGGCCAGGAATACAGGTCTCTTAACTCCAGAGGTCATTTGGGGTAAGCACGTCTCCAGCCAGGAAAGTAAAATAGTCCAATTAGGTTTGTTAAAACTGCCTTTTCTCTCTTGGTATCTTCTAAGTCTCACCTGCCTCTTTCTCTGAGTAGTTGGGTCTTCCTCCTACTTTACAGAGGGAATTAAAACTGTTATCCAGGAACTTCCAGAGCTCCTGGCTCCACACCCTCTGGCTTAATACCTGCATTTCCACCCCTcctgtcttccttctctcctgttATAAATCCTGTTTCTATCTGAAGCGTTCCCTCTGCCACTGAATGTGACACCCACCACTCTCTTCTCCCCTCTTCAGATCCTTCTATCCATTATCTCCTTTCTCTACAGCTTCCTGTACCTTTTCCTCCATACTTGTTCATTTAAACACATTAATGTTTCCCcttcttaaataataaaaaattatcccTTAACTTCACATCCCCATAGAGCACATGTCCTCTTTCCAGTCCTCTTCAGATCCAGGCTTCTTGGGCCAGGCTTTTTTCATCTTCGTCTTTCCACCTCTGGTGAATTCACAGCCTTACCATAAACGACTTTCGTCCCTCTGCTCCACCAAAAGCACTGTAGCCATGACCACCAGTGACCAGCTTGTTGTCATCTGTTACTTAATCCTTTCTCTTCTTGGCCACTCCACAGCATCTGACCTTCTTCTCGTCGTTCCTGTAACACAATACTCCCTggtttcccttttatttatttatttatggttgtgctgggtcttcattgctatgtgggcttttctctagctgtggcaagcggGAACTGCTCTCTGGTTTCATAGGTGGGcctcactgtggtgacttctcttgttgcagagtgcaggctcCAGGAGCACGGGCTTCAGTGGTGGTGGCCTACAGGCGCAGTAGTCGCTGCAGACAGGCTTAAtggctccgtggcatgtgggatcttcccacatcaggggtt
The sequence above is a segment of the Bos taurus isolate L1 Dominette 01449 registration number 42190680 breed Hereford chromosome 20, ARS-UCD2.0, whole genome shotgun sequence genome. Coding sequences within it:
- the RPL26L1 gene encoding ribosomal protein uL24-like isoform X1 — translated: MKFNPFVTSDRSKNRKRHFNAPSHVRRKIMSSPLSKELRQKYNVRSMPIRKDDEVQVVITRLKLDKDRKKILERKAKSRQVGKEKGKYKEELIEKMQE
- the RPL26L1 gene encoding ribosomal protein uL24-like encodes the protein MKFNPFVTSDRSKNRKRHFNAPSHVRRKIMSSPLSKELRQKYNVRSMPIRKDDEVQVVRGHYKGQQIGKVVQVYRKKYVIHIERVQREKADGTTVHVGLHPSRWSSPG